In one Silene latifolia isolate original U9 population chromosome 10, ASM4854445v1, whole genome shotgun sequence genomic region, the following are encoded:
- the LOC141605959 gene encoding glucan endo-1,3-beta-glucosidase 8: MTNLPYHTLFLLLSTLLYQGLSIGVNWGTMSSNKLPADQVVEMLKNNGFDQLKLFEADDVILTALIGCDIEVMLAIPNNMLEFMSSDFDNAVDWVDYNVTSFFYPGGVNIKYVAVGNEPLLQAYNGTYVNYIVPALRNIQAALNHAGYGNEIKATTPFNADVYYSPDSNPVPSAGDFRPEVRDITLQIIQFLHENSAPFTVNIYPFLSLYGNDHFPIDFAFFDGSNVPIRDQGVVYTNVFDANFDTLVSAMNKAGYSDVEILVGEVGWPTDGEKHANVENAKRFNQGLLQHVLSGDGTPLRKGKIDIYLFSLIDENAKSVAPGNFERHWGIFEFDGKPKYELDLAGMQEDRGLIPVEGVKYLPKRWCVLDPNAKDLDTLADNVDFACSLSDCTALGYGCSCNHLTVQGNASYGFNMYYQVKGQNEWDCDFDGLAIITDQDPSKAGCEFPVMIAYGSSTVVRKGLFEVLWTCIGAFLMFFLLL; encoded by the exons ATGACAAATTTACCCTACCATACTCTGTTTTTACTACTATCAACACTCTTATATCAAGGTTTAAGCATAGGGGTAAATTGGGGAACTATGTCAAGTAACAAATTACCAGCAGATCAAGTTGTTGAAATGTTGAAAAATAATGGGTTTGatcaattgaaattgtttgaAGCTGATGATGTTATTTTGACTGCGTTAATTGGATGTGATATTGAAGTTATGTTAGCAATACCTAATAATATGTTGGAGTTTATGAGTAGCGATTTCGATAATGCTGTTGATTGGGTCGATTATAATGTCACTTCTTTCTTCTATCCCGGCGGTGTTAATATCAA GTATGTTGCAGTAGGTAATGAACCTTTGCTCCAAGCCTACAATGGCACATATGTGAACTACATTGTACCGGCCCTACGGAACATTCAGGCAGCACTTAACCATGCAGGGTACGGAAACGAAATTAAGGCTACAACACCATTCAATGCTGATGTGTACTACTCACCTGACTCTAACCCGGTCCCATCAGCTGGAGATTTCAGGCCTGAGGTTCGAGATATCACCCTCCAGATCATCCAATTCCTACACGAAAATAGCGCTCCCTTTACTGTCAATATCTACCCTTTTCTTAGCTTATATGGGAATGATCACTTCCCTATTGACTTTGCGTTTTTTGACGGGTCAAATGTGCCGATTAGAGACCAGGGTGTAGTATACACCAATGTGTTTGATGCTAATTTTGACACTTTAGTCTCAGCTATGAACAAAGCCGGGTACTCTGATGTCGAGATTTTAGTTGGAGAGGTGGGGTGGCCTACTGATGGTGAGAAGCATGCAAATGTCGAAAATGCTAAGAGGTTCAACCAAGGCCTTCTACAACATGTTTTAAGTGGTGACGGAACTCCACTCAGGAAGGGCAAAATCGACATTTACTTGTTCAGTTTGATTGATGAGAATGCAAAAAGTGTTGCTCCTGGGAACTTTGAGAGGCACTGGGGGATTTTCGAGTTTGATGGGAAGCCGAAATATGAACTAGACTTAGCTGGGATGCAAGAAGATAGGGGGCTAATCCCGGTTGAAGGGGTTAAATATCTGCCAAAAAGATGGTGTGTTTTGGACCCGAACGCTAAAGATTTGGATACTTTGGCTGATAATGTTGACTTTGCTTGTAGTTTATCAGATTGTACTGCCTTGGGTTATGGATGTTCATGTAACCATCTTACAGTCCAAGGAAATGCTTCTTATGGTTTCAACATGTATTATCAAGTTAAGGGTCAAAATGAATGGGACTGTGACTTCGACGGTCTAGCAATCATCACTGATCAAGATCCATCAAAGGCTGGCTGTGAATTTCCAGTCATGATTGCTTACGGCTCTTCAACTGTTGTAAGGAAAGGGCTGTTTGAGGTTTTATGGACTTGCATTGGTGCATTTCTCATGTTTTTTCTTCTTCTATAG
- the LOC141605958 gene encoding alcohol acyl transferase 1 allele RGb produces the protein MASWVKDIEISQLTIPLTITRKEVVNPAGPIPVNHGETLYLSNLDDVIGCRVLTPTVYFYHSDRSSSTRVVEILGDALALVLVPYYPFSGRLREAKNGKLEVFFGPNQGALIVEAQSPMALSDLGDLSVPNPSWTALVHHFPNEEPYKVTDMPLLIAQITYFACGGFSLGLRLCHCLCDGIGAMQFFNAWASTVRLGSLTVSPVPCWDREYFLPRNPPLIEFPHKEFMSIVDSSTLTKSLWEVKPAQKCYKVNKEFLDLVKSTANSNNQDISYSTFDAMAAHIWRSWVKALDVNPKDFELRLTFTVNVRNMLKNRPLKDGFYGNVVSVGCATSTVQELVDKPLTSATELVHNARISVNEDYLRSVVDYIEVKRPKMLEFGGKLTITQWTRFMLYETADFGWGRPVYAGPIDLRPTPQVCVLLPEGGLNADGMLVCICLPESACRKFEEFFCLEKSN, from the coding sequence ATGGCTTCATGGGTGAAAGACATCGAAATTTCCCAATTAACAATCCCCTTAACCATCACTCGAAAAGAGGTGGTGAATCCAGCAGGTCCGATCCCTGTCAACCATGGTGAGACCCTCTATCTCTCTAACTTAGACGATGTCATTGGTTGTCGAGTCCTTACACCAACTGTCTATTTCTACCACTCAGATCGTTCCTCGAGCACCCGAGTGGTAGAAATATTAGGGGATGCTCTTGCTCTTGTCCTTGTCCCATATTACCCTTTCTCAGGGCGGCTTAGAGAGGCCAAAAATGGTAAACTAGAAGTGTTTTTCGGTCCTAATCAAGGTGCCCTTATAGTCGAGGCACAATCACCTATGGCATTGTCGGATTTAGGAGACCTTTCTGTACCAAACCCGTCGTGGACGGCATTGGTACATCACTTCCCTAATGAGGAGCCCTACAAAGTCACTGACATGCCTTTACTGATAGCCCAAATCACATACTTTGCTTGTGGTGGGTTTAGTCTCGGTTTGAGACTATGTCATTGTCTTTGTGATGGCATTGGTGCTATGCAATTCTTCAATGCTTGGGCTAGTACAGTTAGACTTGGGTCTCTAACCGTCTCCCCTGTCCCGTGCTGGGACCGAGAGTATTTCCTCCCTCGAAATCCTCCACTGATTGAGTTCCCTCACAAGGAGTTCATGAGTATTGTTGATTCTTCCACCTTGACTAAATCACTATGGGAAGTCAAACCAGCTCAAAAATGTTACAAGGTCAACAAAGAGTTCCTTGACTTAGTCAAGTCAACGGCTAATTCAAACAATCAAGATATAAGTTACTCTACATTTGATGCCATGGCAGCTCATATATGGAGATCATGGGTGAAAGCCCTTGATGTGAACCCGAAAGACTTTGAGCTTCGATTGACTTTCACGGTCAATGTTCGTAATATGCTTAAAAACCGGCCTTTAAAAGATGGGTTTTATGGGAATGTAGTATCGGTAGGCTGTGCCACTAGCACGGTTCAAGAACTTGTTGATAAACCACTAACTAGTGCAACCGAGTTAGTCCATAACGCGAGGATTAGTGTTAATGAAGATTATTTGAGGTCAGTAGTGGACTATATCGAGGTTAAAAGGCCTAAAATGTTGGAATTTGGAGGAAAATTGACAATAACTCAATGGACTCGGTTTATGCTATACGAGACAGCTGATTTTGGATGGGGTAGGCCGGTTTATGCCGGTCCAATTGATTTGAGACCAACACCTCAAGTTTGTGTCTTGCTTCCTGAAGGCGGGCTCAATGCTGATGGTATGTTGGTTTGCATTTGCTTGCCTGAATCTGCTTGCAGGAAATTTGAAGAGTTTTTCTGCCTCGAAAAATCTAATTAA